A single genomic interval of Flavobacterium sp. N2820 harbors:
- a CDS encoding DUF5675 family protein: protein MVLFLTRTYFPEGTNGKLECEGKLISYTIELPWKRNERGISCIPEGKYFIRKRYSAKYKWHLELVDVPNRTYILIHPANNAQKELRGCIAPVTKLSGPGLGLMSRKAFTKLKDLVYKALDNKESVELIVQ, encoded by the coding sequence ATGGTATTGTTTTTAACTAGAACTTATTTCCCTGAAGGAACGAATGGAAAATTGGAATGTGAGGGCAAATTGATTAGTTATACAATTGAATTGCCGTGGAAACGAAATGAACGTGGGATTTCCTGTATTCCGGAAGGGAAATATTTTATTAGAAAGCGATATAGTGCGAAATACAAATGGCATTTAGAATTGGTGGATGTACCGAATAGAACGTATATTTTGATACATCCTGCCAATAATGCGCAAAAGGAATTGCGTGGCTGTATTGCTCCTGTTACGAAACTTTCTGGACCTGGTTTAGGTTTAATGTCTAGAAAAGCTTTTACAAAGTTGAAAGACTTAGTTTATAAAGCTTTAGATAACAAAGAAAGTGTAGAATTGATTGTACAATAG
- a CDS encoding DUF6943 family protein: protein MDTIFIKTHQPGAHYAKPHFFVLSKGLNSGKPSNEPFTNSFVLVFQTETQKEDIFWICMSLWKSKFWQPFLKGSVIPFISLYDFKKEFNPRATRMMREHEQHLKNIQALKLLQEQENHFNKNIHLINELKNAIMMRYRMK from the coding sequence ATGGACACTATTTTTATTAAAACCCACCAACCTGGGGCGCACTATGCCAAACCGCACTTTTTCGTATTATCAAAAGGACTAAATAGCGGAAAACCAAGCAATGAACCTTTTACAAACAGCTTTGTACTTGTATTTCAAACCGAAACGCAAAAAGAGGACATTTTTTGGATATGCATGAGCCTCTGGAAATCAAAATTCTGGCAACCATTTCTAAAAGGCTCCGTAATCCCATTTATTTCGCTTTACGACTTCAAAAAAGAGTTCAATCCAAGAGCAACGCGAATGATGCGAGAACACGAGCAGCACCTCAAAAACATTCAAGCACTAAAGCTGCTGCAAGAACAAGAAAACCATTTCAACAAAAATATTCATCTCATCAACGAGCTCAAGAACGCTATTATGATGAGGTATAGAATGAAATAA
- a CDS encoding endonuclease — MLKKILFLLVPTFFYAQIPAYYASIDFSQDGDYLKNQLTTLITNTHTTNLPYTATGVTDTWDALYQTDLNPNNTNNVLLVYGWNDTDADITNDYSRAQTSSCHTSSCSGLWVREHVYPRSLGTPNLGFEFAGADAHHLRSIDSERNGQRSNRKFEAGSGTMSFITLAGNWFPGDEWKGDIARMIMYMYVRYPSQCLPNNVGVGSTSYSNYGDMPNVFLDWNAQDPVSQYEINRNNILNTIQGNRNPFIDNPYLATIIWNGPQATDSWGVLATDDYTLSNNLIYPTITKDYIYINNTENKTYNYTIYNTLGQLITTNTTTNTIDLSGNSKGIYFITLQSENKSKSYKVILN, encoded by the coding sequence ATGCTTAAAAAAATACTCTTTCTACTTGTCCCAACATTTTTCTATGCCCAAATTCCAGCATATTACGCTTCAATTGATTTTAGTCAAGATGGTGATTATTTAAAAAACCAATTAACTACGCTTATTACTAACACACATACAACAAATTTACCTTATACAGCTACAGGCGTTACAGACACTTGGGATGCTTTATATCAAACCGACTTAAACCCAAATAACACAAACAATGTCCTTCTAGTTTACGGTTGGAATGATACCGATGCAGATATCACAAACGATTATTCAAGAGCTCAAACTTCTTCTTGTCATACTTCTTCTTGTAGTGGTTTATGGGTAAGAGAACATGTTTATCCACGTTCCCTCGGAACTCCAAATCTTGGTTTCGAGTTTGCCGGTGCCGATGCGCATCACTTACGTTCAATAGATAGTGAAAGAAACGGTCAAAGAAGCAATAGAAAATTTGAGGCTGGTAGTGGAACTATGTCTTTTATAACATTGGCAGGTAATTGGTTTCCTGGTGATGAATGGAAAGGTGATATTGCACGTATGATAATGTACATGTATGTTCGATATCCTTCACAATGTTTACCAAACAACGTTGGTGTAGGTAGTACATCTTATTCCAATTATGGTGATATGCCAAACGTATTCTTAGATTGGAATGCCCAAGATCCAGTTTCACAATATGAAATAAATAGAAACAATATTCTTAACACCATACAAGGTAACAGAAATCCTTTCATAGACAACCCATATCTAGCAACAATAATTTGGAATGGACCACAAGCAACAGATTCTTGGGGTGTATTAGCTACAGATGATTATACACTATCAAACAACCTAATTTACCCAACAATCACAAAGGACTATATCTACATCAACAATACTGAAAACAAGACCTATAATTACACTATTTACAACACACTAGGGCAATTAATAACTACCAATACTACAACCAATACAATAGATTTATCAGGTAATTCAAAAGGCATCTACTTTATTACACTACAGTCAGAGAATAAATCCAAATCATATAAAGTAATTTTGAACTAG
- a CDS encoding SOS response-associated peptidase, with protein MCFHSKQTKLALEVENRFKATIEKKELFKSSNDINGFDFGINPVITDENPNIIKHFNWGLIPSWSKDEDIKKLTLNARIETIEEKPSFKNSINKRCLVIANGFYEWQWQDSKGKNKIKYEIGIGNEDLFAFAGIYSQWVNQITGEIKDTYSIVTTQANQLMAEIHNTKKRMPIILKPEDESKWLQHEPINKFAYPYEVNLVAKPFPTDIITLW; from the coding sequence ATGTGCTTCCATTCCAAACAAACAAAACTAGCTTTAGAAGTCGAAAATAGATTTAAAGCAACAATAGAAAAGAAAGAACTTTTCAAATCTTCTAATGATATAAATGGTTTTGATTTTGGAATAAATCCAGTTATCACAGATGAAAACCCTAATATTATAAAACATTTCAATTGGGGTTTAATTCCTTCCTGGTCTAAAGACGAAGACATCAAAAAACTAACACTAAACGCACGAATAGAAACAATAGAAGAAAAGCCATCATTCAAAAATTCTATCAATAAAAGATGTTTAGTAATCGCTAATGGTTTCTATGAATGGCAATGGCAAGATAGTAAAGGCAAAAATAAAATCAAGTACGAAATTGGTATTGGTAATGAAGATTTATTCGCTTTTGCAGGAATCTATTCACAATGGGTAAATCAAATCACTGGAGAAATTAAAGACACCTATTCCATAGTTACCACACAAGCCAATCAACTAATGGCAGAAATTCACAACACCAAGAAAAGAATGCCAATCATTCTAAAACCAGAAGACGAATCCAAATGGTTACAACACGAACCAATTAATAAATTTGCCTATCCCTATGAAGTTAATTTAGTAGCAAAACCTTTTCCTACTGATATAATAACTCTATGGTAA
- a CDS encoding cation transporter, translating to MNKTIFEISKMDCPSEENLIRMKLDGIQEIKNLDFDIPNRKLTVFHDGHNDQIEKSIIELKLGGKKISTEETNKKDFVENTNQKKLLWIVLAINFVFFIIEMTTGLISKSMGLVADSLDMLADSFVYGISLFAVGGTLIKKKRIAKIAGYFQITLAIIGFVEVLRRFFGAEKLPDFSTMIIVSILALIANGICLYILQKSKSKEEAHMKASMIFTSNDVIINLGVIISGILVNWLNSNKPDLIIGTIVFIVVIQGAFRILKLSK from the coding sequence ATGAACAAAACGATATTTGAAATCAGTAAGATGGATTGTCCTTCCGAGGAAAATCTTATACGAATGAAATTGGATGGAATCCAAGAAATCAAAAATCTCGATTTTGACATTCCCAACCGAAAATTGACCGTTTTTCACGATGGTCATAACGACCAAATTGAAAAGTCAATTATCGAATTAAAATTAGGCGGAAAGAAAATCTCGACCGAAGAAACCAACAAAAAAGATTTTGTAGAAAACACCAACCAAAAAAAGCTACTTTGGATTGTACTGGCGATAAATTTTGTCTTCTTCATTATCGAAATGACCACAGGGCTCATCTCGAAATCAATGGGATTGGTTGCCGATAGTTTGGATATGCTTGCCGACAGTTTTGTTTACGGAATTAGCTTGTTTGCGGTTGGCGGAACGTTGATTAAGAAAAAACGGATTGCAAAAATTGCAGGCTATTTTCAGATAACACTTGCGATTATCGGATTTGTGGAAGTGTTGAGAAGATTTTTTGGAGCCGAGAAACTTCCCGATTTTTCAACGATGATTATCGTTTCGATTTTAGCACTTATCGCAAACGGAATTTGTCTTTACATTTTGCAAAAGTCAAAGAGCAAAGAAGAGGCACATATGAAAGCGAGTATGATTTTTACTTCCAATGACGTGATTATCAATTTGGGAGTAATAATCTCAGGAATTTTAGTGAATTGGCTAAATTCCAACAAACCTGATTTGATTATCGGAACAATCGTTTTTATAGTGGTAATACAAGGTGCATTTCGGATTTTGAAATTAAGTAAGTAA
- a CDS encoding TonB-dependent receptor: protein MKNIFLNTLFLFVSIISFSQTSDISISVSDAETNEPLLGATVYFEELAKGAVTDFYGIATFTEIPNGNHIIKISYIGFKTIETTIDVGTKKEFAFKLESGGNELDEVVIQSSRSTRTVRKIPTRIEFIGAEELGEKAVMNPTNISMVLRESTGIQMQQTSLSSGNTNIRIQGLDGRYTQLLRDGFPLYGGFSSGLSILQIPPLDLKQFEIIKGSSSTLYGGGAIAGLINMVSKTPDEEPALDIMLTQTQALGSTANVFYSKRNEKFGVSLYGSGHYQKAYDPEDDDFSNLPKTTSISFNPKFFYYPSEKTTFWFGLNGTYDDRIGGDITKIESGENGIHQYTEENVSKRLSSQAVYETQIDSVSSLTIKNSISFFDRELTIPDFTFDGKQTNTFTEINYQKSANKTDWIFGANLYTSDFDENDNATLQRDQTDITYGAFANNIYDISDNWILETGLRADYNTDFGFFPLPRVSLLYKNDSGFSSRIGGGLGYKIPDIFTEEAEFINFENVLGIDKSSLNAERSYGVNLDFNYQTRLFETVGFSINQLFYVTAINDALLLNSTDNGFFQFENATDEILSKGAETNIKFTYKDFRWFLNYALIDTKLNYLAGNPQKPLTAKHNAGSVLMYESEKWRIGYETFYKGKQFLSNGTETTDFITMGFVAMRNFKWGTTFVNFENFTDRRQSRFSPLVLPPHDNPEFSEIHAPTDGFIFSVGVIIKPFGNEDDD, encoded by the coding sequence ATGAAAAACATATTTTTAAACACATTATTTTTATTCGTATCAATCATATCGTTCTCACAGACGAGCGATATTTCCATTTCTGTTAGCGATGCAGAAACCAACGAACCATTATTGGGTGCTACCGTCTATTTTGAAGAATTAGCAAAAGGAGCAGTAACAGATTTTTACGGAATTGCCACATTTACAGAAATCCCAAATGGAAACCACATTATAAAAATTTCATACATAGGCTTCAAAACCATAGAAACTACTATTGATGTTGGAACAAAAAAGGAGTTCGCTTTCAAGCTCGAATCTGGAGGTAATGAACTTGACGAAGTTGTCATACAATCTTCAAGAAGTACACGAACTGTTAGAAAAATTCCAACTCGAATTGAATTTATTGGAGCGGAAGAATTAGGCGAAAAAGCAGTAATGAACCCGACAAATATTTCAATGGTACTTCGAGAAAGTACAGGCATACAGATGCAACAAACTTCGTTAAGTAGCGGAAATACCAACATTAGAATTCAAGGTCTCGATGGACGCTATACACAACTTTTGAGAGATGGATTTCCACTTTATGGCGGTTTTTCCAGCGGTTTGAGTATTTTACAAATTCCGCCATTAGACTTAAAACAATTTGAAATAATAAAAGGAAGTTCATCAACGCTTTATGGTGGTGGTGCAATTGCAGGTTTGATAAATATGGTTTCCAAAACACCAGACGAAGAACCTGCTTTGGATATTATGTTGACACAAACCCAAGCTCTGGGAAGTACAGCAAATGTATTTTACAGCAAACGGAATGAAAAATTTGGTGTTTCACTTTATGGTTCAGGTCATTATCAAAAAGCGTATGACCCAGAAGATGATGACTTTAGTAACTTGCCAAAAACAACTTCGATTTCATTCAACCCAAAGTTCTTTTATTATCCATCGGAAAAAACAACATTTTGGTTTGGCTTAAACGGAACGTATGACGACAGAATTGGTGGCGACATCACAAAAATTGAAAGTGGCGAAAATGGCATCCATCAATATACCGAAGAAAACGTATCGAAAAGATTGAGCAGTCAAGCGGTTTACGAAACTCAAATAGATTCCGTCAGTTCATTAACTATCAAAAATAGTATCTCGTTCTTCGACAGAGAACTGACCATTCCCGATTTTACATTTGACGGTAAACAAACCAATACATTCACGGAAATAAACTATCAAAAGTCAGCCAATAAAACAGATTGGATTTTTGGAGCAAACCTATATACTTCTGATTTTGATGAAAATGATAATGCAACTTTGCAACGCGACCAAACAGATATAACTTATGGAGCATTTGCAAATAACATTTATGACATTTCGGATAATTGGATTTTGGAAACAGGATTGCGAGCAGATTACAATACTGATTTTGGCTTTTTTCCGCTTCCACGAGTTTCATTGCTATACAAAAACGATAGTGGATTTTCGAGCAGAATTGGTGGTGGATTAGGTTACAAAATTCCAGATATTTTTACAGAAGAGGCGGAATTTATCAATTTTGAAAATGTACTTGGTATTGATAAATCTTCACTAAATGCGGAACGTTCTTACGGTGTAAATCTTGATTTCAACTATCAAACACGTTTATTTGAAACCGTTGGTTTTTCTATTAATCAACTGTTTTATGTAACTGCGATTAATGATGCATTACTGTTAAATTCAACTGATAATGGATTTTTCCAATTTGAGAATGCAACAGATGAAATTTTGAGCAAAGGTGCTGAAACAAACATCAAGTTTACCTATAAAGATTTTCGTTGGTTCTTGAATTATGCACTCATTGACACAAAATTGAATTATTTGGCTGGAAATCCACAAAAACCGCTAACTGCAAAACATAACGCAGGAAGTGTTTTGATGTACGAATCTGAAAAATGGCGAATCGGTTACGAAACGTTTTACAAAGGAAAACAATTTTTGTCTAATGGAACAGAAACAACCGACTTCATAACAATGGGTTTTGTGGCAATGCGAAATTTTAAATGGGGAACAACGTTTGTGAATTTTGAAAACTTTACGGACAGAAGACAAAGCAGGTTTTCGCCATTGGTTTTGCCACCACACGACAATCCAGAATTTTCCGAAATTCATGCACCAACAGACGGTTTTATATTTAGCGTTGGAGTAATAATCAAACCTTTTGGAAACGAAGATGACGACTAA
- a CDS encoding Fur family transcriptional regulator, with translation MQTEEEILKIKKVKNTAVRTVVLRHLLSQEKAQSLKDIENALAYTDRSSIFRTLKTFEENKVIHSIEDGSGMTKYAVCAKGCNCDPKDLHYHFYCTNCDKTFCLFDVPIPQIELPQNFKLQQANMVVKGLCDNCNK, from the coding sequence ATGCAAACTGAAGAAGAAATCCTAAAAATAAAAAAAGTAAAAAACACCGCAGTCAGAACTGTGGTTTTACGACATCTTTTGAGCCAAGAAAAAGCCCAATCTTTAAAAGATATTGAAAACGCATTGGCATATACTGACAGAAGTTCGATTTTCAGAACGCTGAAAACATTTGAGGAAAACAAAGTTATCCACAGCATTGAAGATGGTTCTGGAATGACCAAATATGCGGTTTGTGCCAAAGGCTGTAACTGCGACCCAAAGGATTTGCACTATCATTTTTACTGTACAAACTGCGATAAAACATTCTGCCTTTTCGATGTTCCAATTCCTCAAATTGAACTTCCTCAAAACTTCAAACTACAACAAGCTAATATGGTTGTAAAAGGCTTGTGCGACAACTGCAACAAGTAA
- a CDS encoding Y-family DNA polymerase, with the protein MFALVDCNNFYASCQRVFEPHLIGKPVVILSNNDGCVIARSNEAKALGIPMGAPAFEFKKLFEDNNVFVYSSNYALYGDMSSRVMNILSTFTPDIEVYSIDEAFLKFEGFEFFNLEEYGIKIQKTVTKNTGIPISVGFAPTKALAKVANKIAKKFPERTKSVYVIDTEEKRIKALKWTKIEDVWGIGRKHAKRLQAINVFNAYQFTQLHDDWVRKEMAVVGLRLKHELEGKPTLDLETPKSKKMIATTRSFEKPMTKLEDVSERIATFTTSCSEKLRRQNSHCNMIMVFLHTNYFRKDQPQYSRNIVINTDFPTNSTIELNKYAQIGLKAIFKEGYNYKKAGVIVMGLTPNDQTQLSLFNTSNPKHQPLMSVVDKLNKAYGKNKIKFANQSLGRQWKMKQEKLSKSYTTRIDEIIMIKI; encoded by the coding sequence ATGTTTGCATTAGTAGACTGCAATAACTTTTACGCCTCTTGCCAAAGAGTATTCGAACCTCATTTAATTGGAAAACCAGTAGTAATACTTTCCAATAATGATGGTTGTGTTATTGCGCGTTCTAACGAAGCTAAAGCATTAGGAATTCCAATGGGTGCTCCTGCATTCGAATTCAAAAAACTATTCGAAGACAACAATGTATTTGTCTATTCTTCAAATTATGCCTTGTATGGTGATATGAGTAGCAGAGTAATGAACATCCTTTCAACTTTTACACCCGATATTGAAGTTTATAGTATTGATGAAGCTTTTCTAAAATTTGAAGGATTTGAATTCTTTAACCTGGAAGAGTACGGTATTAAGATTCAAAAAACCGTAACTAAAAATACAGGTATTCCAATCAGTGTAGGATTTGCACCAACAAAAGCACTTGCTAAAGTAGCCAATAAAATAGCAAAGAAGTTCCCTGAACGAACTAAAAGTGTCTATGTGATAGATACTGAAGAAAAGAGAATAAAAGCCCTTAAATGGACTAAAATTGAGGATGTTTGGGGTATTGGAAGAAAACACGCAAAACGCTTACAAGCAATAAATGTTTTTAATGCTTATCAATTCACTCAATTACACGATGATTGGGTAAGAAAAGAAATGGCAGTAGTAGGGTTGAGGTTAAAACACGAATTGGAAGGCAAGCCAACATTGGATTTAGAAACTCCAAAGAGTAAAAAAATGATTGCTACAACTAGATCATTTGAAAAACCAATGACAAAACTGGAAGATGTTTCTGAACGCATTGCAACGTTCACAACTTCCTGTTCCGAAAAACTAAGAAGACAAAACAGTCATTGCAACATGATAATGGTTTTTCTTCACACCAACTATTTCAGAAAGGACCAACCACAATACTCAAGAAACATAGTAATAAACACCGATTTTCCAACAAATTCCACAATTGAGTTAAACAAGTATGCTCAAATTGGATTAAAAGCAATTTTCAAAGAAGGCTACAATTACAAAAAAGCAGGCGTAATAGTAATGGGATTAACTCCAAACGACCAAACCCAATTATCACTATTCAACACCTCAAATCCTAAACATCAACCCTTAATGTCAGTAGTTGATAAACTTAATAAAGCTTATGGCAAAAACAAAATCAAGTTCGCTAATCAATCACTAGGTAGACAATGGAAAATGAAACAAGAAAAATTATCAAAGTCTTATACAACAAGAATTGATGAGATTATTATGATTAAAATTTAA
- a CDS encoding LexA family protein: protein MKLKNLHTTKVFDFYTPDFSTELELPYVDVGISAGFPSPADDFIELTIDLNRELIKHKDSTFFAKVKGDSMKNAGIFDGDLLIIDKSLEPQDGKIAICQIDGDFTVKRIKKENDIVWLIAENEDYKPIKVTEENELMIWGIVIHSIKTF from the coding sequence ATGAAACTAAAGAATTTACATACTACCAAAGTGTTTGACTTTTATACACCTGATTTCTCAACAGAATTGGAATTACCTTATGTTGATGTAGGTATTAGTGCCGGATTCCCTTCTCCTGCAGATGACTTTATTGAGCTAACTATCGATTTAAATAGAGAATTAATAAAACATAAAGACAGTACTTTTTTCGCTAAAGTAAAAGGGGATTCCATGAAGAATGCAGGTATTTTCGATGGTGATTTATTAATCATTGATAAAAGCTTAGAACCACAAGATGGTAAAATTGCTATTTGTCAAATAGATGGAGATTTTACAGTAAAAAGAATCAAAAAAGAAAACGACATAGTTTGGTTAATTGCCGAAAATGAAGACTACAAACCCATAAAAGTTACAGAAGAAAACGAACTAATGATTTGGGGAATAGTAATCCATAGCATTAAAACATTTTAA
- a CDS encoding heavy metal translocating P-type ATPase yields MEHQHIYDKDGKQICCSLEEKINNDSEHHSDGDGHDHDHSNQEKSTFQMFLPAIISLVLLMFAIGLDNYFTPSWFTGYIRIGWYILAYIPVGFPVIKEAFESIKKGEFFSEFLLMSIATIGAFAIAEFPEGVAVMLFYAIGEIFQALAVKRAKANIKTLLDQRPDEVTILENNVAKTIKASTAKIGDIIQLKAGEKLGLDGELLSDTASFNTAALTGESKPDTKAKGEIVLAGMINLNSVCQVKVTVAYTDSKLSKILEMVQDATSKKAPTELFIRKFAKIYTPIVVALAVAICVLPMFFVSDYQFNDWLYRALIFLVISCPCALVISIPLGYFGGIGAASKNGILFKGSNFLDVMASVQNVVMDKTGTMTEGVFKVQEVVFNSDFNKEDILKMVNALESQSTHPVATAIHQFVGNIDTTIVLQNVEEISGHGLKAYVNGKELLVGNFKLMDKFSISYDIDPSSIVYTLIAVAYDKKFVGYLTIADSIKEDAQITIDKLKALGVKTTMLSGDKNTVVQFVAQKLGIINAFGDLLPEDKVNKVKEIIAKKETVAFVGDGVNDAPVVALSNVGIAMGGLGSDATIETADVVIQDDKPSKIPMAIKIGKQTKKIVWQNIILAFGVKAIVLILGAGGLATMWEAVFADVGVALLAILNAVRIQRMKF; encoded by the coding sequence ATGGAACATCAACACATTTATGACAAAGATGGGAAACAAATTTGTTGTTCATTAGAAGAGAAGATTAATAATGATAGTGAACATCATTCTGATGGTGATGGTCACGACCACGACCATTCTAACCAAGAAAAATCTACGTTTCAAATGTTTTTGCCAGCAATTATAAGCTTGGTGTTATTGATGTTTGCCATTGGATTGGATAACTATTTTACCCCATCTTGGTTTACAGGTTATATTAGAATAGGTTGGTATATTTTAGCGTACATTCCAGTCGGTTTTCCTGTTATTAAAGAAGCTTTTGAAAGTATCAAAAAAGGCGAATTTTTTTCAGAATTTCTATTAATGAGTATTGCTACAATTGGTGCTTTTGCAATTGCCGAATTTCCCGAAGGTGTAGCAGTAATGTTATTTTATGCCATTGGCGAAATCTTTCAAGCATTAGCCGTAAAAAGAGCTAAAGCCAATATTAAAACCTTACTAGACCAACGACCAGATGAAGTTACTATTTTAGAAAATAATGTTGCTAAAACAATCAAAGCATCAACAGCTAAAATTGGAGATATTATCCAACTTAAAGCTGGTGAAAAATTAGGTTTAGATGGTGAATTACTTTCTGATACTGCTTCTTTCAACACCGCTGCATTAACAGGCGAAAGTAAACCAGACACAAAAGCAAAAGGAGAAATAGTTTTAGCAGGAATGATAAACTTAAATTCGGTTTGTCAAGTAAAAGTAACTGTTGCTTATACGGATAGTAAATTATCAAAAATTCTTGAAATGGTACAAGATGCAACGTCTAAAAAAGCACCAACAGAATTATTTATTAGAAAATTCGCAAAAATATATACTCCAATTGTAGTTGCTTTAGCCGTTGCAATATGTGTGTTGCCAATGTTTTTTGTTTCAGATTACCAATTTAATGATTGGTTGTATCGAGCATTAATTTTCTTGGTTATTTCTTGCCCTTGTGCTTTAGTTATTAGTATTCCTTTAGGATATTTTGGTGGAATTGGAGCAGCTTCTAAAAACGGAATTCTTTTTAAAGGAAGTAATTTTCTTGATGTAATGGCTTCGGTTCAAAATGTTGTAATGGATAAAACAGGAACAATGACCGAAGGAGTTTTTAAAGTTCAAGAAGTTGTTTTTAATTCCGATTTCAATAAGGAGGATATTTTAAAAATGGTTAATGCTTTAGAAAGCCAAAGTACACATCCAGTAGCAACTGCTATACATCAATTTGTTGGAAATATTGATACTACAATTGTTTTGCAAAATGTTGAAGAAATATCAGGACACGGATTAAAAGCCTATGTAAATGGTAAAGAATTATTAGTGGGTAATTTCAAACTAATGGACAAATTCTCTATTTCGTATGATATTGATCCATCAAGTATCGTTTATACATTAATTGCTGTAGCTTACGATAAAAAATTTGTTGGATATTTAACCATTGCAGATAGCATCAAAGAAGATGCACAAATCACAATTGATAAATTAAAAGCATTAGGAGTAAAAACCACAATGTTAAGTGGCGATAAAAATACAGTTGTCCAGTTTGTAGCTCAAAAACTCGGAATCATTAATGCTTTTGGAGATTTATTACCCGAAGATAAAGTAAATAAAGTAAAAGAAATCATTGCAAAAAAAGAAACAGTTGCTTTTGTTGGCGATGGTGTAAACGATGCACCAGTAGTCGCATTAAGTAATGTCGGAATAGCAATGGGTGGTTTAGGAAGCGATGCCACCATAGAAACCGCTGATGTTGTCATTCAAGATGATAAACCAAGTAAAATTCCTATGGCTATTAAAATAGGCAAGCAAACAAAGAAAATTGTTTGGCAAAATATAATACTTGCATTTGGTGTTAAAGCAATAGTTTTAATCCTCGGTGCAGGTGGATTAGCCACCATGTGGGAAGCCGTTTTTGCAGATGTCGGTGTGGCGTTATTAGCTATTTTAAATGCGGTTAGAATACAAAGGATGAAGTTTTAA
- a CDS encoding DUF3703 domain-containing protein, with translation MKFNTIMPKELVSFYQNELQLAAENLKLNDLQIAWHHLERAHIIGQKYPYEHSFVHWKMLQFGIKIKSTKEVVGQIPRLLVGGVKSFVGHIPLGNTGGANVPPLKTMEIPEDIQEILKLNA, from the coding sequence ATGAAATTTAATACAATAATGCCAAAAGAATTAGTATCATTCTATCAAAATGAATTGCAATTGGCTGCTGAAAATTTAAAGTTAAACGACTTACAAATAGCTTGGCATCATTTGGAACGTGCTCACATCATCGGACAAAAATATCCTTATGAGCATTCCTTTGTTCATTGGAAAATGTTACAATTTGGTATTAAAATAAAAAGCACTAAAGAAGTAGTTGGTCAAATCCCAAGATTATTGGTAGGTGGTGTAAAATCATTTGTTGGTCATATTCCTTTAGGTAATACAGGTGGTGCAAATGTACCACCTTTAAAAACAATGGAAATACCAGAGGATATTCAAGAAATTTTAAAGTTGAACGCATAA
- a CDS encoding heavy metal-binding domain-containing protein, translated as MKKSILIMALAIALGTTVSCNKKEETTKTATEHEGHNHKEGEEHKVTYECPMDCEKGKTYDEKGTCPVCKMELIEAKAESHEGHDHETENHEGHDNSEENHDGHNH; from the coding sequence ATGAAAAAATCAATTTTAATTATGGCACTTGCCATAGCTTTAGGTACAACGGTTTCTTGTAATAAAAAAGAAGAAACTACAAAAACAGCAACAGAACACGAAGGACACAATCATAAAGAGGGTGAAGAGCATAAAGTTACTTATGAATGTCCAATGGATTGTGAAAAAGGTAAAACTTATGATGAAAAAGGAACTTGTCCTGTTTGTAAAATGGAATTAATAGAAGCGAAAGCTGAAAGCCACGAAGGTCATGATCATGAAACTGAAAACCATGAAGGACACGACAATTCTGAAGAAAACCATGACGGACATAATCATTAG